A single Macaca mulatta isolate MMU2019108-1 chromosome 15, T2T-MMU8v2.0, whole genome shotgun sequence DNA region contains:
- the MAMDC4 gene encoding apical endosomal glycoprotein isoform X6, translating into MPLPSHLLPALVLLLARSPGWAWVPSHCRSPGQAACNFVCDCRDCSDEAQCGYRGASPALGTPFACDFEQDSCGWRDISTSGYSWLRDRAGAALEGPGPHSDHTLGTDLGWYMAVGTHRGKEASTAALRSPTLREAAPSCKLRLWYHAASGDVAELRLEVTHGSETLTLWQSTGPWDPGWQELAVTTGRIRGDFRVTFSATRNATHRGAVALDDLAFWDCGLPTPQASCPLGHHHCQNKVCVEPQQLCDGEDNCGDLSDEDPLTCGRHTATDFETGLGPWNRSEGWSRNHSAGGPERPSWPRRDHSRNSAQGSFLVSVAEPGTPAILSSPAFQASGASNCSLIFYHYLHGSEAGCLQLFLQTLGSSAPQAPVLLRRRRGELGTAWVRDRVDIQSAHPFQILLAGQTGPGGVVGLDDLILSDHCRPVPEVSTLQPLPPGPWAPVPQPLPPSSRLQDSCKQGHFACGDLCVPPEQLCDFEEQCAGGEDEQACGTTDFESLEAGGWEDASVGRLQWRRLSAQESQGSSAAAAGHFLSLQRAWGQLSTEARVLTPLLGPSGPSCELHLAYYLQSQPREVSCNFERDTCSWYPGHLSDTHWRWVESRGPDHDHTTGQGHFVLLDPTDPLAWGHSAHLLSRPQVPAAPTECLSFWYYLHGPQIGTLRLAMRREGEETHLWSRSGTQGNRWHEAWATLSHQPGSRAQYQLLFEGLRDGYHGTMALDDVAVRPGPCWAPHHCSFEDSDCGFSSGGRGLWRRQANASGHTAWGPPTDHTTETAQGHYMVVDTSPDALPRGQTASLTSKEYSPPAQPACLTFWYHGSLHNPGTLRVHLEKGRKHQVLSLSAHGGLAWRLGSVDVQAEQAWRVVFEAVAAGVAHSYVALDDLLLQDGPCPRPGSCDFESGLCGWSHLAWPSLGGYSWDWGGGATPSRYPQPPVDHTLGTKAGHFAFFETGVLGPGGRAAWLRSEPLPATPASCLRFWYHMGFPEHFYKGELRVLLRSTQGQLAVWGTGGHRRHQWLEAQVEVASTKEFQVVFEATLGGQPALGPIALDDVEYLAGQRCQQPAPSPGDTAAPVSVPTAVGSALLLLMLLVLLGLGGRRWLQKRGSCPFQSNTEATAPGFDNILFNADGVTLPASVTSDP; encoded by the exons ATGCCTCTGCCCAGCCACCTGCTGCCCGCCCTGGTCCTGTTACTGG CAAGATCCCCAGGCTGGGCCTGGGTCCCCAGCCACTGCAGGAGCCCCGGCCAGGCTGCGTGCAACTTCGTGTGTGACTGCAGGGACTGCTCAGATGAGGCCCAATGTG GTTATCGTGGGGCCTCGCCCGCCCTGGGCACCCCCTTCGCCTGCGACTTCGAGCAGGACTCCTGCGGCTGGCGGGACATTAGCACCTCAGGCTACAGCTGGCTCCGAGACAGGGCGGGGGCCGCACTGGAGGGTCCTGGGCCTCACTCAGACCACACACTGGGCACCGACCTGG GCTGGTACATGGCCGTCGGAACCCACCGAGGGAAAGAGGCGTCCACCGCAGCCCTGCGCTCGCCAACCCTGCGAGAGGCAGCCCCTTCCTGCAAGCTGAGGCTCTGGTACCATGCGGCCTCTGGAG ATGTGGCTGAGCTGCGGCTGGAGGTGACCCATGGCTCAGAGACCCTGACCCTGTGGCAGAGCACAGGGCCCTGGGACCCCGGCTGGCAGGAGTTGGCAGTGACCACAGGCCGCATCCGGGGTGACTTCCGA GTGACCTTCTCTGCCACCCGAAATGCCACCCACAGGGGCGCTGTGGCTCTAGATGACCTAGCGTTCTGGGACTGTGGTCTGCCCA CCCCCCAGGCCAGCTGCCCCCTGGGACACCACCACTGCCAGAACAAGGTCTGCGTGGAGCCCCAGCAGCTGTGCGACGGGGAAGACAACTGCGGGGACCTGTCTGATGAGGACCCACTCACCTGTG GCCGCCACACAGCCACCGACTTTGAGACAGGCCTGGGCCCATGGAACCGCTCGGAAGGCTGGTCCCGGAACCACAGCGCTGGTGGTCCTGAGCGCCCCTCCTGGCCACGCCGTGACCACAGCCGGAACAGTGCACAGG GCTCCTTCCTGGTCTCTGTGGCCGAGCCTGGCACCCCTGCTATACTCTCCAGCCCGGCATTCCAAGCCTCAGGCGCCTCCAACTGCTCG CTGATCTTCTATCACTACCTGCATGGCTCTGAGGCTGGCTGCCTCCAGCTGTTCCTGCAGACTCTGGGGTCCAGTGCCCCCCAGGCTCCCGTCCTGCTGCGGAGGCGCCGAGGGGAGCTGGGGACTGCGTGGGTCCGAGACCGTGTTGACATCCAGAGCGCCCACCCCTTCCAG ATCCTCCTGGCCGGGCAGACAGGCCCGGGGGGCGTCGTGGGTCTGGATGACCTCATCCTGTCTGACCACTGCAGACCAGTCCCGG AGGTATCCACCCTGCAGCCACTGCCTCCTGGGCCCTGGGCCCCAGTCCCCCAGCCCCTGCCGCCCAGCTCACGGCTCCAGGATTCCTGCAAGCAGGGGCATTTTGCCTGCGGGGACCTGTGTGTGCCCCCGGAACAGCTGTGTGACTTCGAGGAGCAGTGCGCAGGGGGCGAGGATGAGCAGGCCTGCG GCACCACAGACTTTGAGTCCCTCGAGGCCGGGGGCTGGGAGGACGCCAGCGTGGGGCGGCTGCAGTGGCGGCGTCTCTCAGCCCAGGAGAGCCAGGGGTCCAGTGCAGCTGCTGCTG GGCACTTCCTGTCTCTGCAGAGGGCCTGGGGGCAGCTGAGCACTGAGGCCCGGGTCCTTACACCCCTCCTTGGCCCTTCTGGCCCCAGCTGTGAACTCCACTTGGCTTACTATTTACAGAGCCAGCCCCGAG aggTCTCCTGTAACTTTGAGCGGGACACATGCAGCTGGTACCCAGGCCACCTCTCAGACACACACTGGCGCTGGGTGGAGAGCCGTGGCCCTGACCACGACCACACCACAGGCCAAG GCCACTTTGTGCTCCTGGACCCCACAGACCCCCTGGCCTGGGGCCACAGCGCCCACCTGCTCTCCAGGCCGCAGGTGCCAGCAGCGCCCACGGAGTGTCTAAGCTTCTGGTACTACCTCCATGGACCCCAGATTG GGACTCTGCGCCTGGCCATGAGACGGGAAGGGGAGGAGACACACCTGTGGTCACGGTCGGGCACCCAGGGCAACCGCTGGCATGAGGCCTGGGCCACCCTTTCCCACCAGCCTGGCTCCCGTGCCCAGTACCAG ctgCTGTTCGAGGGCCTCCGGGACGGATACCACGGCACCATGGCGCTAGACGACGTGGCCGTGCGGCCAGGCCCCTGCTGGGCCCCTCATCACTGCTCCTTTGAGGATTCGGACTGCGGCTTCTCCTCGGGAGGCCGGGGTCTTTGGAGGCGCCAGGCCAATGCCTCGGGCCACACAGCCTGGGGCCCCCCAACAGACCACACCACTGAGACAGCCCAAG GGCACTACATGGTGGTGGACACCAGCCCAGACGCACTGCCCAGGGGCCAGACGGCCTCCCTGACCTCCAAGGAGTATAGTCCCCCTGCCCAGCCTGCTTGCCTGACCTTCTGGTACCACGGGAGCCTCCATAACCCAG GCACCCTGCGGGTCCACCTGGAGAAGGGCAGGAAGCACCAGGTGCTCAGCCTCAGTGCCCACGGTGGGCTGGCCTGGCGCCTAGGCAGCGTGGACGTGCAGGCTGAGCAAGCCTGGAGG GTGGTGTTTGAGGCAGTGGCCGCAGGCGTGGCACACTCCTACGTGGCTCTGGATGACCTGCTCCTCCAGGATGGGCCCTGCCCTCGGCCAG GTTCCTGTGATTTTGAGTCTGGCCTGTGCGGCTGGAGCCACCTGGCCTGGCCCAGCCTGGGCGGATACAGCTGGGACTGGGGCGGGGGAGCCACCCCCTCTCGTTACCCCCAGCCCCCTGTGGACCACACCCTGGGCACAAAGGCAG GCCACtttgctttctttgaaactgGCGTGCTGGGCCCCGGGGGCCGGGCCGCCTGGCTGCGCAGCGAGCCTCTGCCGGCCACCCCGGCCTCCTGCCTCCGCTTCTGGTACCACATGGGCTTTCCCGAGCACTTCT ACAAGGGGGAGCTGAGAGTGCTGCTGCGCAGTACCCAGGGCCAGCTGGCCGTGTGGGGCACAGGCGGGCACCGGCGGCACCAGTGGCTGGAGGCCCAGGTGGAGGTGGCCAGCACCAAGGAGTTCCAG GTTGTGTTTGAAGCCACTCTGGGTGGCCAGCCAGCCCTGGGACCCATTGCCCTGGATGACGTGGAATATCTGGCCGGGCAGCGTTGCCAGCAGCCTGCCCCCAGCCCAG GGGACACAGCCGCACCCGTGTCTGTGCCAACTGCAGTTGGCAGTGCCCTCCTATTGCTCATGCTCCTGGTGCTGCTGGGACTTGGGGGACGGCGCTGGCTACAGAAGAGGGGGAGCTGCCCCTTCCAGAGCAACACAGAGGCCACAGCCCCCGGCTTTGACAACATCCTTTTCAATGCG gATGGTGTCACCCTCCCGGCATCTGTCACCAGCGATCCGTAG
- the MAMDC4 gene encoding apical endosomal glycoprotein isoform X5: MPLPSHLLPALVLLLARSPGWAWVPSHCRSPGQAACNFVCDCRDCSDEAQCGYRGASPALGTPFACDFEQDSCGWRDISTSGYSWLRDRAGAALEGPGPHSDHTLGTDLGWYMAVGTHRGKEASTAALRSPTLREAAPSCKLRLWYHAASGDVAELRLEVTHGSETLTLWQSTGPWDPGWQELAVTTGRIRGDFRVTFSATRNATHRGAVALDDLAFWDCGLPTPQASCPLGHHHCQNKVCVEPQQLCDGEDNCGDLSDEDPLTCGRHTATDFETGLGPWNRSEGWSRNHSAGGPERPSWPRRDHSRNSAQGSFLVSVAEPGTPAILSSPAFQASGASNCSLIFYHYLHGSEAGCLQLFLQTLGSSAPQAPVLLRRRRGELGTAWVRDRVDIQSAHPFQILLAGQTGPGGVVGLDDLILSDHCRPVPEVSTLQPLPPGPWAPVPQPLPPSSRLQDSCKQGHFACGDLCVPPEQLCDFEEQCAGGEDEQACGTTDFESLEAGGWEDASVGRLQWRRLSAQESQGSSAAAAGHFLSLQRAWGQLSTEARVLTPLLGPSGPSCELHLAYYLQSQPRGFLALVVVDNGSRELAWQALSSSAGGWKVDKVLLGARRRPFQLEFVGLVDLDGPDQQGAGVDNVTLRDCSPTVTTKRDREVSCNFERDTCSWYPGHLSDTHWRWVESRGPDHDHTTGQGHFVLLDPTDPLAWGHSAHLLSRPQVPAAPTECLSFWYYLHGPQIGTLRLAMRREGEETHLWSRSGTQGNRWHEAWATLSHQPGSRAQYQLLFEGLRDGYHGTMALDDVAVRPGPCWAPHHCSFEDSDCGFSSGGRGLWRRQANASGHTAWGPPTDHTTETAQGHYMVVDTSPDALPRGQTASLTSKEYSPPAQPACLTFWYHGSLHNPGTLRVHLEKGRKHQVLSLSAHGGLAWRLGSVDVQAEQAWRVVFEAVAAGVAHSYVALDDLLLQDGPCPRPGSCDFESGLCGWSHLAWPSLGGYSWDWGGGATPSRYPQPPVDHTLGTKAGHFAFFETGVLGPGGRAAWLRSEPLPATPASCLRFWYHMGFPEHFYKGELRVLLRSTQGQLAVWGTGGHRRHQWLEAQVEVASTKEFQVVFEATLGGQPALGPIALDDVEYLAGQRCQQPAPSPGDTAAPVSVPTAVGSALLLLMLLVLLGLGGRRWLQKRGSCPFQSNTEATAPGFDNILFNADGVTLPASVTSDP; encoded by the exons ATGCCTCTGCCCAGCCACCTGCTGCCCGCCCTGGTCCTGTTACTGG CAAGATCCCCAGGCTGGGCCTGGGTCCCCAGCCACTGCAGGAGCCCCGGCCAGGCTGCGTGCAACTTCGTGTGTGACTGCAGGGACTGCTCAGATGAGGCCCAATGTG GTTATCGTGGGGCCTCGCCCGCCCTGGGCACCCCCTTCGCCTGCGACTTCGAGCAGGACTCCTGCGGCTGGCGGGACATTAGCACCTCAGGCTACAGCTGGCTCCGAGACAGGGCGGGGGCCGCACTGGAGGGTCCTGGGCCTCACTCAGACCACACACTGGGCACCGACCTGG GCTGGTACATGGCCGTCGGAACCCACCGAGGGAAAGAGGCGTCCACCGCAGCCCTGCGCTCGCCAACCCTGCGAGAGGCAGCCCCTTCCTGCAAGCTGAGGCTCTGGTACCATGCGGCCTCTGGAG ATGTGGCTGAGCTGCGGCTGGAGGTGACCCATGGCTCAGAGACCCTGACCCTGTGGCAGAGCACAGGGCCCTGGGACCCCGGCTGGCAGGAGTTGGCAGTGACCACAGGCCGCATCCGGGGTGACTTCCGA GTGACCTTCTCTGCCACCCGAAATGCCACCCACAGGGGCGCTGTGGCTCTAGATGACCTAGCGTTCTGGGACTGTGGTCTGCCCA CCCCCCAGGCCAGCTGCCCCCTGGGACACCACCACTGCCAGAACAAGGTCTGCGTGGAGCCCCAGCAGCTGTGCGACGGGGAAGACAACTGCGGGGACCTGTCTGATGAGGACCCACTCACCTGTG GCCGCCACACAGCCACCGACTTTGAGACAGGCCTGGGCCCATGGAACCGCTCGGAAGGCTGGTCCCGGAACCACAGCGCTGGTGGTCCTGAGCGCCCCTCCTGGCCACGCCGTGACCACAGCCGGAACAGTGCACAGG GCTCCTTCCTGGTCTCTGTGGCCGAGCCTGGCACCCCTGCTATACTCTCCAGCCCGGCATTCCAAGCCTCAGGCGCCTCCAACTGCTCG CTGATCTTCTATCACTACCTGCATGGCTCTGAGGCTGGCTGCCTCCAGCTGTTCCTGCAGACTCTGGGGTCCAGTGCCCCCCAGGCTCCCGTCCTGCTGCGGAGGCGCCGAGGGGAGCTGGGGACTGCGTGGGTCCGAGACCGTGTTGACATCCAGAGCGCCCACCCCTTCCAG ATCCTCCTGGCCGGGCAGACAGGCCCGGGGGGCGTCGTGGGTCTGGATGACCTCATCCTGTCTGACCACTGCAGACCAGTCCCGG AGGTATCCACCCTGCAGCCACTGCCTCCTGGGCCCTGGGCCCCAGTCCCCCAGCCCCTGCCGCCCAGCTCACGGCTCCAGGATTCCTGCAAGCAGGGGCATTTTGCCTGCGGGGACCTGTGTGTGCCCCCGGAACAGCTGTGTGACTTCGAGGAGCAGTGCGCAGGGGGCGAGGATGAGCAGGCCTGCG GCACCACAGACTTTGAGTCCCTCGAGGCCGGGGGCTGGGAGGACGCCAGCGTGGGGCGGCTGCAGTGGCGGCGTCTCTCAGCCCAGGAGAGCCAGGGGTCCAGTGCAGCTGCTGCTG GGCACTTCCTGTCTCTGCAGAGGGCCTGGGGGCAGCTGAGCACTGAGGCCCGGGTCCTTACACCCCTCCTTGGCCCTTCTGGCCCCAGCTGTGAACTCCACTTGGCTTACTATTTACAGAGCCAGCCCCGAG GTTTCCTGGCACTAGTTGTGGTAGACAACGGCTCCCGGGAGCTGGCATGGCAGGCCCTGAGCAGCAGTGCAGGTGGCTGGAAGGTGGACAAGGTCCTTCTAGGGGCCCGCCGCCGGCCCTTCCAG CTGGAGTTTGTCGGTTTGGTGGACTTGGACGGCCCTGACCAGCAGGGAGCTGGGGTGGACAACGTGACCCTGAGGGACTGTAGCCCCACAGTGACCACCAAGAGAGACAGAG aggTCTCCTGTAACTTTGAGCGGGACACATGCAGCTGGTACCCAGGCCACCTCTCAGACACACACTGGCGCTGGGTGGAGAGCCGTGGCCCTGACCACGACCACACCACAGGCCAAG GCCACTTTGTGCTCCTGGACCCCACAGACCCCCTGGCCTGGGGCCACAGCGCCCACCTGCTCTCCAGGCCGCAGGTGCCAGCAGCGCCCACGGAGTGTCTAAGCTTCTGGTACTACCTCCATGGACCCCAGATTG GGACTCTGCGCCTGGCCATGAGACGGGAAGGGGAGGAGACACACCTGTGGTCACGGTCGGGCACCCAGGGCAACCGCTGGCATGAGGCCTGGGCCACCCTTTCCCACCAGCCTGGCTCCCGTGCCCAGTACCAG ctgCTGTTCGAGGGCCTCCGGGACGGATACCACGGCACCATGGCGCTAGACGACGTGGCCGTGCGGCCAGGCCCCTGCTGGGCCCCTCATCACTGCTCCTTTGAGGATTCGGACTGCGGCTTCTCCTCGGGAGGCCGGGGTCTTTGGAGGCGCCAGGCCAATGCCTCGGGCCACACAGCCTGGGGCCCCCCAACAGACCACACCACTGAGACAGCCCAAG GGCACTACATGGTGGTGGACACCAGCCCAGACGCACTGCCCAGGGGCCAGACGGCCTCCCTGACCTCCAAGGAGTATAGTCCCCCTGCCCAGCCTGCTTGCCTGACCTTCTGGTACCACGGGAGCCTCCATAACCCAG GCACCCTGCGGGTCCACCTGGAGAAGGGCAGGAAGCACCAGGTGCTCAGCCTCAGTGCCCACGGTGGGCTGGCCTGGCGCCTAGGCAGCGTGGACGTGCAGGCTGAGCAAGCCTGGAGG GTGGTGTTTGAGGCAGTGGCCGCAGGCGTGGCACACTCCTACGTGGCTCTGGATGACCTGCTCCTCCAGGATGGGCCCTGCCCTCGGCCAG GTTCCTGTGATTTTGAGTCTGGCCTGTGCGGCTGGAGCCACCTGGCCTGGCCCAGCCTGGGCGGATACAGCTGGGACTGGGGCGGGGGAGCCACCCCCTCTCGTTACCCCCAGCCCCCTGTGGACCACACCCTGGGCACAAAGGCAG GCCACtttgctttctttgaaactgGCGTGCTGGGCCCCGGGGGCCGGGCCGCCTGGCTGCGCAGCGAGCCTCTGCCGGCCACCCCGGCCTCCTGCCTCCGCTTCTGGTACCACATGGGCTTTCCCGAGCACTTCT ACAAGGGGGAGCTGAGAGTGCTGCTGCGCAGTACCCAGGGCCAGCTGGCCGTGTGGGGCACAGGCGGGCACCGGCGGCACCAGTGGCTGGAGGCCCAGGTGGAGGTGGCCAGCACCAAGGAGTTCCAG GTTGTGTTTGAAGCCACTCTGGGTGGCCAGCCAGCCCTGGGACCCATTGCCCTGGATGACGTGGAATATCTGGCCGGGCAGCGTTGCCAGCAGCCTGCCCCCAGCCCAG GGGACACAGCCGCACCCGTGTCTGTGCCAACTGCAGTTGGCAGTGCCCTCCTATTGCTCATGCTCCTGGTGCTGCTGGGACTTGGGGGACGGCGCTGGCTACAGAAGAGGGGGAGCTGCCCCTTCCAGAGCAACACAGAGGCCACAGCCCCCGGCTTTGACAACATCCTTTTCAATGCG gATGGTGTCACCCTCCCGGCATCTGTCACCAGCGATCCGTAG
- the MAMDC4 gene encoding apical endosomal glycoprotein isoform X4: MPLPSHLLPALVLLLARSPGWAWVPSHCRSPGQAACNFVCDCRDCSDEAQCGYRGASPALGTPFACDFEQDSCGWRDISTSGYSWLRDRAGAALEGPGPHSDHTLGTDLGWYMAVGTHRGKEASTAALRSPTLREAAPSCKLRLWYHAASGDVAELRLEVTHGSETLTLWQSTGPWDPGWQELAVTTGRIRGDFRVTFSATRNATHRGAVALDDLAFWDCGLPTPQASCPLGHHHCQNKVCVEPQQLCDGEDNCGDLSDEDPLTCGRHTATDFETGLGPWNRSEGWSRNHSAGGPERPSWPRRDHSRNSAQGSFLVSVAEPGTPAILSSPAFQASGASNCSLIFYHYLHGSEAGCLQLFLQTLGSSAPQAPVLLRRRRGELGTAWVRDRVDIQSAHPFQILLAGQTGPGGVVGLDDLILSDHCRPVPEVSTLQPLPPGPWAPVPQPLPPSSRLQDSCKQGHFACGDLCVPPEQLCDFEEQCAGGEDEQACGTTDFESLEAGGWEDASVGRLQWRRLSAQESQGSSAAAAGHFLSLQRAWGQLSTEARVLTPLLGPSGPSCELHLAYYLQSQPRGFLALVVVDNGSRELAWQALSSSAGGWKVDKVLLGARRRPFQLEFVGLVDLDGPDQQGAGVDNVTLRDCSPTVTTKRDREVSCNFERDTCSWYPGHLSDTHWRWVESRGPDHDHTTGQGHFVLLDPTDPLAWGHSAHLLSRPQVPAAPTECLSFWYYLHGPQIGTLRLAMRREGEETHLWSRSGTQGNRWHEAWATLSHQPGSRAQYQLLFEGLRDGYHGTMALDDVAVRPGPCWAPHHCSFEDSDCGFSSGGRGLWRRQANASGHTAWGPPTDHTTETAQGHYMVVDTSPDALPRGQTASLTSKEYSPPAQPACLTFWYHGSLHNPGTLRVHLEKGRKHQVLSLSAHGGLAWRLGSVDVQAEQAWRVSARWGAPPPPRELPGPTAAALPCTHQVVFEAVAAGVAHSYVALDDLLLQDGPCPRPGSCDFESGLCGWSHLAWPSLGGYSWDWGGGATPSRYPQPPVDHTLGTKAGHFAFFETGVLGPGGRAAWLRSEPLPATPASCLRFWYHMGFPEHFYKGELRVLLRSTQGQLAVWGTGGHRRHQWLEAQVEVASTKEFQVVFEATLGGQPALGPIALDDVEYLAGQRCQQPAPSPGDTAAPVSVPTAVGSALLLLMLLVLLGLGGRRWLQKRGSCPFQSNTEATAPGFDNILFNADGVTLPASVTSDP; this comes from the exons ATGCCTCTGCCCAGCCACCTGCTGCCCGCCCTGGTCCTGTTACTGG CAAGATCCCCAGGCTGGGCCTGGGTCCCCAGCCACTGCAGGAGCCCCGGCCAGGCTGCGTGCAACTTCGTGTGTGACTGCAGGGACTGCTCAGATGAGGCCCAATGTG GTTATCGTGGGGCCTCGCCCGCCCTGGGCACCCCCTTCGCCTGCGACTTCGAGCAGGACTCCTGCGGCTGGCGGGACATTAGCACCTCAGGCTACAGCTGGCTCCGAGACAGGGCGGGGGCCGCACTGGAGGGTCCTGGGCCTCACTCAGACCACACACTGGGCACCGACCTGG GCTGGTACATGGCCGTCGGAACCCACCGAGGGAAAGAGGCGTCCACCGCAGCCCTGCGCTCGCCAACCCTGCGAGAGGCAGCCCCTTCCTGCAAGCTGAGGCTCTGGTACCATGCGGCCTCTGGAG ATGTGGCTGAGCTGCGGCTGGAGGTGACCCATGGCTCAGAGACCCTGACCCTGTGGCAGAGCACAGGGCCCTGGGACCCCGGCTGGCAGGAGTTGGCAGTGACCACAGGCCGCATCCGGGGTGACTTCCGA GTGACCTTCTCTGCCACCCGAAATGCCACCCACAGGGGCGCTGTGGCTCTAGATGACCTAGCGTTCTGGGACTGTGGTCTGCCCA CCCCCCAGGCCAGCTGCCCCCTGGGACACCACCACTGCCAGAACAAGGTCTGCGTGGAGCCCCAGCAGCTGTGCGACGGGGAAGACAACTGCGGGGACCTGTCTGATGAGGACCCACTCACCTGTG GCCGCCACACAGCCACCGACTTTGAGACAGGCCTGGGCCCATGGAACCGCTCGGAAGGCTGGTCCCGGAACCACAGCGCTGGTGGTCCTGAGCGCCCCTCCTGGCCACGCCGTGACCACAGCCGGAACAGTGCACAGG GCTCCTTCCTGGTCTCTGTGGCCGAGCCTGGCACCCCTGCTATACTCTCCAGCCCGGCATTCCAAGCCTCAGGCGCCTCCAACTGCTCG CTGATCTTCTATCACTACCTGCATGGCTCTGAGGCTGGCTGCCTCCAGCTGTTCCTGCAGACTCTGGGGTCCAGTGCCCCCCAGGCTCCCGTCCTGCTGCGGAGGCGCCGAGGGGAGCTGGGGACTGCGTGGGTCCGAGACCGTGTTGACATCCAGAGCGCCCACCCCTTCCAG ATCCTCCTGGCCGGGCAGACAGGCCCGGGGGGCGTCGTGGGTCTGGATGACCTCATCCTGTCTGACCACTGCAGACCAGTCCCGG AGGTATCCACCCTGCAGCCACTGCCTCCTGGGCCCTGGGCCCCAGTCCCCCAGCCCCTGCCGCCCAGCTCACGGCTCCAGGATTCCTGCAAGCAGGGGCATTTTGCCTGCGGGGACCTGTGTGTGCCCCCGGAACAGCTGTGTGACTTCGAGGAGCAGTGCGCAGGGGGCGAGGATGAGCAGGCCTGCG GCACCACAGACTTTGAGTCCCTCGAGGCCGGGGGCTGGGAGGACGCCAGCGTGGGGCGGCTGCAGTGGCGGCGTCTCTCAGCCCAGGAGAGCCAGGGGTCCAGTGCAGCTGCTGCTG GGCACTTCCTGTCTCTGCAGAGGGCCTGGGGGCAGCTGAGCACTGAGGCCCGGGTCCTTACACCCCTCCTTGGCCCTTCTGGCCCCAGCTGTGAACTCCACTTGGCTTACTATTTACAGAGCCAGCCCCGAG GTTTCCTGGCACTAGTTGTGGTAGACAACGGCTCCCGGGAGCTGGCATGGCAGGCCCTGAGCAGCAGTGCAGGTGGCTGGAAGGTGGACAAGGTCCTTCTAGGGGCCCGCCGCCGGCCCTTCCAG CTGGAGTTTGTCGGTTTGGTGGACTTGGACGGCCCTGACCAGCAGGGAGCTGGGGTGGACAACGTGACCCTGAGGGACTGTAGCCCCACAGTGACCACCAAGAGAGACAGAG aggTCTCCTGTAACTTTGAGCGGGACACATGCAGCTGGTACCCAGGCCACCTCTCAGACACACACTGGCGCTGGGTGGAGAGCCGTGGCCCTGACCACGACCACACCACAGGCCAAG GCCACTTTGTGCTCCTGGACCCCACAGACCCCCTGGCCTGGGGCCACAGCGCCCACCTGCTCTCCAGGCCGCAGGTGCCAGCAGCGCCCACGGAGTGTCTAAGCTTCTGGTACTACCTCCATGGACCCCAGATTG GGACTCTGCGCCTGGCCATGAGACGGGAAGGGGAGGAGACACACCTGTGGTCACGGTCGGGCACCCAGGGCAACCGCTGGCATGAGGCCTGGGCCACCCTTTCCCACCAGCCTGGCTCCCGTGCCCAGTACCAG ctgCTGTTCGAGGGCCTCCGGGACGGATACCACGGCACCATGGCGCTAGACGACGTGGCCGTGCGGCCAGGCCCCTGCTGGGCCCCTCATCACTGCTCCTTTGAGGATTCGGACTGCGGCTTCTCCTCGGGAGGCCGGGGTCTTTGGAGGCGCCAGGCCAATGCCTCGGGCCACACAGCCTGGGGCCCCCCAACAGACCACACCACTGAGACAGCCCAAG GGCACTACATGGTGGTGGACACCAGCCCAGACGCACTGCCCAGGGGCCAGACGGCCTCCCTGACCTCCAAGGAGTATAGTCCCCCTGCCCAGCCTGCTTGCCTGACCTTCTGGTACCACGGGAGCCTCCATAACCCAG GCACCCTGCGGGTCCACCTGGAGAAGGGCAGGAAGCACCAGGTGCTCAGCCTCAGTGCCCACGGTGGGCTGGCCTGGCGCCTAGGCAGCGTGGACGTGCAGGCTGAGCAAGCCTGGAGGGTGAGTGCACGGTGGGgtgcccctccccctccccgaGAGCTGCCTGGACCCACTGCGGCTGCCCTGCCCTGCACCCACCAGGTGGTGTTTGAGGCAGTGGCCGCAGGCGTGGCACACTCCTACGTGGCTCTGGATGACCTGCTCCTCCAGGATGGGCCCTGCCCTCGGCCAG GTTCCTGTGATTTTGAGTCTGGCCTGTGCGGCTGGAGCCACCTGGCCTGGCCCAGCCTGGGCGGATACAGCTGGGACTGGGGCGGGGGAGCCACCCCCTCTCGTTACCCCCAGCCCCCTGTGGACCACACCCTGGGCACAAAGGCAG GCCACtttgctttctttgaaactgGCGTGCTGGGCCCCGGGGGCCGGGCCGCCTGGCTGCGCAGCGAGCCTCTGCCGGCCACCCCGGCCTCCTGCCTCCGCTTCTGGTACCACATGGGCTTTCCCGAGCACTTCT ACAAGGGGGAGCTGAGAGTGCTGCTGCGCAGTACCCAGGGCCAGCTGGCCGTGTGGGGCACAGGCGGGCACCGGCGGCACCAGTGGCTGGAGGCCCAGGTGGAGGTGGCCAGCACCAAGGAGTTCCAG GTTGTGTTTGAAGCCACTCTGGGTGGCCAGCCAGCCCTGGGACCCATTGCCCTGGATGACGTGGAATATCTGGCCGGGCAGCGTTGCCAGCAGCCTGCCCCCAGCCCAG GGGACACAGCCGCACCCGTGTCTGTGCCAACTGCAGTTGGCAGTGCCCTCCTATTGCTCATGCTCCTGGTGCTGCTGGGACTTGGGGGACGGCGCTGGCTACAGAAGAGGGGGAGCTGCCCCTTCCAGAGCAACACAGAGGCCACAGCCCCCGGCTTTGACAACATCCTTTTCAATGCG gATGGTGTCACCCTCCCGGCATCTGTCACCAGCGATCCGTAG